In Pseudophryne corroboree isolate aPseCor3 chromosome 3 unlocalized genomic scaffold, aPseCor3.hap2 SUPER_3_unloc_34, whole genome shotgun sequence, the sequence gcaggtgaaaggccactgatatgttctgagtgtgggaaatgttttacacagaaatcacaacttgttacacataagagaagtcacacaggtgagaagccatttacatgttctgagtgtgggaaatgttttgcacacaaatcacatcttgttatacatcacagaagtcacacaggtgaaaagctgttttcttgctctgagtgtgggaaatgttttacacaaaaatcacatcttgttatacatcacagaagtcacacaggtgagatgccatttctatgctctgagtgtgggaaatgttttgcaaacaaatcagatcttgttagacatcagagaagtcacacaggtgagaagccatttctatgttctgagtgtgggaaaggttttgcgcacaaatcacatcttgttatacatcacagaagtcacacaggtgagaagctgttttcttgctctgagtgtggtaaatgttttacacaaaaatcacatcttgttatacatcacagaagtcacacaggtgagaaggcatgtccatgttctgagtgtgggaaacgtgttgcacacaaatcagatcttgttatacatcacagaagtcacacaggtgagaagctgttttcttgctctgagtgtgggaaatgttttacacaaaaatcacatcttgttatacatcacagaagtcacacaggtgagaagctgttttcttgctctgagtgtggtaaatgttttacacaaaaatcacatcttgttatacatcacagaagtcacacaggtgagaaggcatttccatgttctgagtgtgggaaacgttttgcacacaaatcagatcttgttatacatcacagaagtcacacaggtgagaagctgttttcttgctctgagtgtgggaaatgttttacacaaaaatcgcatcttgttatacatcacagaagtcacacaggtgagaggccatttctatgctctgagtgtgggaaatgttttgcaaacaaatcagatcttgttagacatcagagaagtcacacaggtgagaagccatttacatgttctgagtgtgagaaatgttttgcaaacaaatcagatcttgttagacatcagagaagtcacacacgtgagaagccatttctatgttctgagtgtgggaaatgttttgcacaaaaatcacatcttgttatacatcacagaagtcacacaggtgagaagacatttctatactctgagaaataaatcagctcttgttgcacacaatagacatcactcaggtgaggaaccattttaatcttctggagtttacttatcattgccatgcgttgttcttcaaggttcttatcctatctcctatgctttttgcaatatacatgctaccactgggtgaaataatcagatgtcatctaccactgctatacagatgacctgtcttttgctctgggtactgagagcccagtaccaatcctaaatggttgtctagctgagcgccaggtgtgggtgatgccagttggctgtgactcagtcctggttaaacaggtccttatgatagaagctcaccaacaaagaacacagctacagctcagctttgcaaaccaaccagacttacgcttgggggttcagagttacaaaatgctgatcatgtgcggaatcttggtgtcatggatggtggagtgacacttagacattggtatctgccacaatcagattctcatctgaggaacatagccagactccagcacttatttccctcagaagatctacctacagtcatacatgcacttgtatcatcacacatagactactgcaatgtcctctacctggatctcccagcaaaagaattgcaccgcttgtagcttgtgcaGAAtgtagcagccaggctgttacctaaccaccccgttcctgccacataacacccattctctgctcccttcaccggctgcctgtaagatggtgatctgttacataatcttactgactctcccagccctacatgaccagggtccatggtaccagaagcagcttctgcctccttactgccctgcttggttacttccatctgcagatgaaggactgttaccagcagtaccaagaatccccaagaagttctgagatgtcaggggtgagacagggtggtggcactagtgctgtagcgggggctgtaggtaatattgtccccaagcagcgctaaggtgtcagaggggagacagggcagtggcagtagctgGAGGGTCAGGTGACATTTGGGGAGACAGGGCGGTAGCAGTAGGGGGAGATggtgcggtggcagtagtggggggagatgtggcagtattgggggagacagggtggttgcAGTAGTTGGGGGAGGTGGGGTGGGTGGAAGT encodes:
- the LOC134984081 gene encoding gastrula zinc finger protein XlCGF57.1-like, coding for MVLSRKAVLHELNYSSLAWSPEARDQEIDITPELEVEPSMSEATEVDDPTPQNIWVFRLKYAHALQTLLDFTQMILDVSYHDLISIPVKFLSLNVKGLYSPYGHTSRNISEGHLMLSLDCDIKDNDSRQDSPGDNPINPIIHPALSADPPDPGKCSPDHSDIGASVTALTVDTVFPCSIDAKCLTQNTNLITHQTGKAGERPLICSECGKCFTQKSQLVTHKRSHTGEKPFTCSECGKCFAHKSHLVIHHRSHTGEKLFSCSECGKCFTQKSHLVIHHRSHTGEMPFLCSECGKCFANKSDLVRHQRSHTGEKPFLCSECGKGFAHKSHLVIHHRSHTGEKLFSCSECGKCFTQKSHLVIHHRSHTGSHTGEKLFSCSECGKCFTQKSHLVIHHRSHTGEKLFSCSECGKCFTQKSHLVIHHRSHTGEKAFPCSECGKRFAHKSDLVIHHRSHTGEKLFSCSECGKCFTQKSHLVIHHRSHTGERPFLCSECGKCFANKSDLVRHQRSHTGEKPFTCSECEKCFANKSDLVRHQRSHTREKPFLCSECGKCFAQKSHLVIHHRSHTGEKTFLYSEK